Proteins found in one Kwoniella shivajii chromosome 4, complete sequence genomic segment:
- a CDS encoding V-type proton ATPase subunit E gives MSFLHIVIVGAIIAAIGAVAWFVMPKGNNQTLLRTAVLLTLTSCYLMWAITYLAQLHPLIKPRRSDLRAEY, from the exons ATGAGCTTCTTACACATTGTCATCGTCGGAGCGATCATCGCCGCTATAGGAGCTGTAGCTTGGTTTGTCATGCCAAAGGGAAACAATCAAAC ACTACTGAGAACAGCGGTTCTTCTTACACTTACCAGCTGCTACCTGAT GTGGGCAATCACATATCTTGCTCAATTACATCCTCTGATCA AACCTCGACGATCCGATTTAAGAGCAGAATACTAG